In Polyangium spumosum, a genomic segment contains:
- a CDS encoding DUF3604 domain-containing protein, whose product MRIVSFVLFSALLVDGCAEAPPPATPPRAPRPREACAESVPTKVPLYGDLHVHTAFSFDARSYDTVVTPADAYRFARGEATLLPPLDAAGKGTREARIDRPLDFVAVTDHGEFLGEMYHCMTPSSPKYDTFTCQTYREEVGQGASTFAVRLSQPNPTRVAELCGEGKDCEAAAKERWQAMQDAAEAAYDRSAACSFTTFVGYEYTNTFGISNLHRNVIFANDVVPELPVTYFEAPTPLDLWEQLRDGCKGAENGCDVLVLPHNSNLSNGRLFDPTYPGGATIEEEAARASLRAEMEPVAEIFQHKGSSECRNGFLDVEADVDPLCEFEELRPPEDLQCGDKPGSGGMRLWGCTHRHDFLRYVLKTGLLEAERLGTNPFRFGLIGSTDTHNGTPGNTSSVGFPGHVGLVDDTPDKRLGAGTETHDGVINNPGGLAAVWAEENTREAIFAAIRRRETFATSGPRIPIRFFGGFGYDAGLCGRPERLEEAYAAGVPMGGALGASSGSEPTFFVQASADPGTASWPGRPLERLQIIKGYVREGKVYEKVYDVAGTPAAEPAVDTSTCAVLAQGADELCVVWADPDFDPKERAFYYARAVEVPSCRYSTYECNGLDPAAAPPACADPSVPKTVQHRAWSSPIWYGP is encoded by the coding sequence GTGAGGATCGTCTCGTTCGTCCTGTTTTCGGCTCTGCTCGTCGATGGATGCGCGGAGGCGCCTCCCCCCGCGACGCCCCCGCGCGCGCCGCGCCCGCGCGAAGCTTGCGCCGAGAGCGTGCCCACGAAGGTCCCGCTCTACGGCGACCTCCACGTGCACACGGCATTCTCCTTCGACGCGCGCTCCTACGACACCGTGGTCACGCCGGCCGACGCGTATCGTTTCGCGCGCGGCGAGGCCACCTTGTTGCCTCCGCTCGACGCGGCGGGGAAGGGGACGCGCGAGGCGCGGATCGACAGGCCGCTCGATTTCGTGGCCGTCACCGATCACGGCGAGTTCCTCGGCGAGATGTACCATTGCATGACGCCGAGCTCGCCCAAATACGACACGTTCACCTGCCAGACGTATCGCGAGGAGGTCGGGCAGGGGGCCTCCACGTTCGCCGTGCGCCTCTCCCAGCCGAACCCGACGCGCGTGGCGGAGCTCTGCGGCGAGGGCAAGGACTGCGAGGCCGCGGCGAAGGAGCGCTGGCAGGCCATGCAGGACGCGGCCGAGGCGGCCTACGATCGAAGCGCGGCCTGCTCGTTCACCACGTTCGTCGGGTACGAATACACGAATACGTTCGGCATCTCGAACCTGCACCGGAACGTCATCTTCGCGAACGACGTCGTGCCCGAGTTGCCCGTCACCTATTTCGAGGCCCCGACGCCGCTCGACCTCTGGGAGCAGCTCCGGGACGGCTGCAAGGGCGCGGAGAATGGCTGCGACGTGCTCGTCCTCCCGCACAACTCGAACCTCTCGAACGGCCGGCTCTTCGATCCCACCTACCCGGGCGGCGCGACGATCGAGGAGGAGGCCGCGCGCGCGTCCCTGCGGGCGGAGATGGAGCCCGTCGCGGAGATCTTTCAGCACAAAGGATCGAGCGAGTGCCGCAATGGCTTCCTCGACGTCGAGGCGGACGTCGATCCGCTCTGCGAGTTCGAGGAGCTCCGGCCCCCCGAGGACCTGCAATGCGGGGACAAACCCGGCTCAGGGGGCATGCGCCTCTGGGGCTGCACGCACCGGCACGATTTCTTGCGGTACGTCCTGAAGACCGGGCTCCTCGAGGCCGAACGCCTCGGGACGAACCCCTTTCGATTCGGCCTCATCGGCTCGACCGACACCCACAACGGCACGCCCGGGAACACCTCCAGCGTGGGTTTTCCCGGGCACGTCGGGCTCGTGGACGACACCCCGGACAAACGCCTCGGCGCCGGCACGGAGACACACGACGGCGTCATCAACAACCCCGGCGGGCTCGCCGCGGTCTGGGCCGAGGAGAACACGCGCGAGGCCATCTTCGCGGCGATCCGCCGCCGCGAGACCTTCGCCACGAGCGGCCCCCGCATTCCGATCCGCTTCTTCGGCGGCTTCGGGTACGACGCGGGCCTCTGCGGCCGGCCCGAGCGACTCGAAGAGGCCTACGCGGCGGGCGTGCCCATGGGCGGCGCGCTCGGCGCCTCGTCGGGCTCGGAGCCGACCTTTTTCGTGCAAGCGAGCGCCGATCCGGGCACGGCGAGCTGGCCGGGCCGGCCCCTCGAGCGGCTCCAGATCATCAAGGGGTACGTGCGCGAGGGGAAGGTGTACGAGAAGGTCTACGACGTCGCGGGCACGCCCGCCGCGGAGCCGGCCGTGGATACCTCGACCTGCGCCGTCCTGGCCCAGGGCGCCGACGAGCTCTGCGTGGTCTGGGCCGACCCCGATTTCGACCCGAAGGAGCGAGCTTTTTATTATGCGCGCGCCGTCGAGGTGCCGAGCTGTCGTTACAGCACGTACGAATGCAACGGGCTCGATCCCGCAGCGGCGCCCCCGGCGTGCGCGGACCCGAGCGTGCCGAAGACCGTGCAGCACCGCGCCTGGAGCTCGCCGATCTGGTACGGGCCGTGA
- a CDS encoding MopE-related protein, whose translation MRRASVLGLVLVGVGAGAFGCNAALGVDEPVLVQTGSGGTSGAGGMGGLGGAGGQGGSGGAACAAVETACDGVDDDCNGTIDDLPLVSCGDGVCQVTVEGCVDGMTVPCVPGSPPEDELCDDVNNGIDDNCNGQVDEGCPCKVGDTQACYTGAPDTRNIGACKDGSQTCVAENTWGPCAGDVLPAAETCNALDDDCDNVVDDSFPEIVCGEGACQVTVSTCNPGGGEPECTPKDPAPEICNGQDDDCNGVVDNGDPGGGGSCMSGLPGQCAMGTYHCEGGGLYCVPDAKPTMETCNGADDDCDGMSDEENPGGGITCPTGQLGECGFGSTLCFMGSLICAAPGPKDEICDGKDNDCDGEIDTHGVDADMPCTTGIPGECADGFTLCVMGELQCKQKKLPEMEYCDNKDNDCDGQIDEGNPNGGAACTLSFNKGVCAAGTETCQGGVLTCVQNVQPSAEVCDGLDNDCDGDVDEALACGACGSSTIPSGSCTSFAIPGQSPLTTSCEQVFPPSASLPISIAETAVKYYVNASGGNDNNDGKSPAKAWSTLCKAIAMAPAGSTILVAQGGYASTSVVVAKELTIKGGFSSNFVNWSPDTYPTAFYGQLTLDHNKAVWGGFRMMATPTTSGTQHNLRAGTFVRNYVQTLFGGSATNSAALGATACPGSTSKIFGNDVYARSTTSNTHAAIQFGNQRGATILDSNRICVEGKSSGATTYVINGSGPNTTSVASLVAKNNLLEAASNNAYIVNFLGSTGGVDFNLIFTNNTMLARTYGLWGTGASSGKMRWRLTNNILFSMTGGSTAVNLGSGAGVSFDSAENNLVFGFTNNLLSTPAPVIVSGNETPGSATVMSVFVNATAGDFNLKSGGQGDGTGKNVYNQATYGSVTTDLVQLPRPQAGAWDRGAFMN comes from the coding sequence ATGCGGCGTGCATCGGTGCTTGGGCTCGTGCTCGTGGGGGTTGGGGCGGGGGCTTTCGGGTGCAATGCAGCCCTGGGCGTCGACGAGCCGGTGCTCGTGCAGACGGGGTCCGGCGGGACGAGCGGCGCGGGCGGCATGGGCGGTCTGGGCGGCGCCGGAGGTCAAGGCGGCAGCGGCGGGGCGGCGTGCGCGGCCGTGGAGACGGCCTGCGACGGGGTCGACGACGATTGCAACGGCACGATCGACGACCTGCCGCTCGTGAGCTGCGGAGATGGCGTCTGTCAGGTGACCGTCGAGGGCTGCGTGGACGGCATGACCGTGCCGTGCGTGCCGGGTTCGCCTCCGGAGGACGAGCTCTGCGACGACGTCAACAACGGCATCGACGACAACTGCAATGGTCAGGTCGACGAGGGGTGCCCTTGCAAGGTCGGCGATACGCAGGCCTGTTACACCGGCGCGCCGGACACGCGGAACATCGGCGCGTGCAAGGACGGCTCGCAGACCTGCGTCGCGGAGAACACCTGGGGGCCCTGCGCGGGGGACGTGCTCCCCGCGGCGGAGACGTGTAATGCGCTCGACGACGATTGCGACAACGTCGTCGACGACAGCTTCCCGGAGATCGTCTGCGGCGAGGGCGCCTGCCAGGTGACCGTGTCCACCTGCAACCCCGGCGGCGGCGAACCCGAATGCACGCCGAAGGACCCCGCCCCGGAGATATGCAACGGCCAGGACGACGACTGCAACGGCGTCGTCGACAACGGCGACCCGGGCGGAGGTGGGTCCTGCATGTCGGGATTGCCCGGGCAATGTGCCATGGGGACATACCATTGTGAAGGCGGCGGCCTCTACTGCGTGCCCGACGCGAAGCCCACGATGGAGACGTGCAACGGCGCGGACGACGATTGCGACGGCATGTCGGACGAGGAGAACCCCGGCGGCGGCATCACCTGCCCGACGGGTCAGCTCGGCGAGTGCGGGTTCGGCTCGACGCTCTGCTTCATGGGCTCCTTGATCTGCGCCGCGCCGGGCCCGAAGGACGAGATCTGCGACGGCAAGGACAACGACTGCGACGGCGAGATCGATACGCACGGCGTGGACGCGGACATGCCGTGCACGACGGGGATCCCGGGCGAGTGCGCCGACGGGTTCACGCTCTGCGTGATGGGCGAGCTCCAGTGCAAGCAGAAGAAGCTCCCCGAGATGGAGTATTGCGACAACAAGGACAACGACTGCGACGGGCAAATCGACGAGGGGAACCCGAACGGCGGCGCCGCGTGCACGCTCTCCTTCAACAAGGGCGTCTGCGCGGCGGGCACCGAGACGTGCCAGGGCGGCGTCCTCACCTGCGTGCAGAACGTGCAGCCGTCGGCGGAGGTCTGCGACGGCCTCGACAACGATTGCGACGGCGACGTCGACGAGGCCCTCGCCTGCGGCGCGTGCGGGTCGAGCACGATCCCCTCGGGGAGCTGCACGAGCTTCGCGATCCCTGGTCAAAGCCCGCTCACGACGAGCTGCGAGCAGGTCTTCCCGCCCAGCGCGAGCCTGCCCATCTCGATCGCCGAGACGGCCGTGAAATATTACGTTAATGCCTCGGGCGGCAATGACAACAACGACGGCAAGAGCCCCGCGAAGGCCTGGTCGACGCTCTGCAAGGCGATCGCGATGGCGCCCGCGGGCAGCACCATCCTCGTCGCGCAGGGCGGCTACGCGTCGACCTCGGTCGTCGTGGCCAAGGAGCTCACGATCAAGGGCGGGTTCAGCTCCAATTTCGTGAACTGGAGCCCGGACACCTACCCCACGGCGTTTTACGGGCAGCTCACGCTCGACCACAACAAGGCGGTCTGGGGCGGCTTCCGGATGATGGCGACGCCCACGACCTCGGGCACGCAGCACAACCTCCGCGCCGGCACGTTCGTGCGCAATTACGTGCAGACCCTGTTCGGCGGGAGCGCCACGAACTCCGCGGCCCTCGGCGCGACGGCCTGCCCGGGGAGCACGTCGAAGATCTTCGGCAACGACGTGTATGCCCGCTCCACGACGTCGAACACGCACGCGGCCATCCAGTTCGGCAATCAGCGGGGCGCGACGATCCTCGATTCGAATCGCATTTGCGTCGAGGGCAAGAGCAGCGGCGCCACGACCTACGTGATCAACGGGTCGGGCCCGAATACGACGAGCGTGGCCTCCCTCGTCGCCAAGAACAACCTGCTCGAGGCGGCGAGCAACAATGCCTACATCGTCAATTTCCTGGGCAGCACCGGCGGCGTCGATTTCAACCTGATCTTCACGAACAACACGATGCTCGCCCGGACCTACGGCCTCTGGGGCACCGGCGCGTCGAGCGGCAAGATGCGCTGGCGGCTGACGAACAACATCCTCTTCAGCATGACGGGCGGCAGCACGGCGGTGAACCTCGGCTCGGGCGCGGGCGTATCGTTCGACTCGGCCGAGAACAACCTCGTCTTCGGGTTCACCAACAACCTCTTGAGCACGCCGGCCCCGGTGATCGTGAGCGGCAACGAGACGCCGGGCTCGGCCACGGTCATGAGCGTCTTCGTCAACGCGACGGCCGGCGATTTCAACCTGAAATCGGGCGGCCAGGGGGACGGCACCGGGAAAAACGTCTACAACCAGGCCACGTACGGCTCGGTCACGACGGACCTCGTGCAATTGCCGCGGCCCCAGGCGGGGGCCTGGGATCGCGGTGCGTTCATGAACTGA
- a CDS encoding sensor histidine kinase — protein sequence MAEDVFSSVRELQAEIALVRGALDVLDEAIIVADETKRIVAWNRAAARLIGLPVDAPAGAWVEAFGIFLPDERTPCPTHDVPLLRALSGERVDDVLLYVKNPRAPQGIHVVVSARPIVGEGGRVRGGVVTFQDASAAQVAAAAVDHAEARLRAIVANTPSVAIEGYDAEGRVLYWNRAAERLFGWSEVEAVGKTLDAVMLDEASTRTFVETLAEIGRTGKPSGPTEWSCHRKDGREVWVYSTIFSIPTITGACEFVCMDVDVTPLKLAENRIREQAERLEAQAIGNATRFHEAMEAISARDDFLAIASHELRTPLTPLKLQLERLVRDARAGVHQERMGPALEVAYRQAVRLAALIDRLLDVSRITAGRLDLCLEEVDLSALVQDVVTRFGREAEEAGCSITFQHDKPVLGTWDRLRIEQVVTNLLGNAIKYGRGEPIEIALEADEAAARLTVRDHGVGIAPEDQGKIFERFERAVSNQSFGGLGLGLWIVRQIVEAHGGSVRVESVQGEGSTFRVELPRWGRAPSESRGAAPSPGETTRGG from the coding sequence ATGGCGGAAGACGTCTTCTCCAGCGTTCGTGAACTGCAAGCGGAGATCGCCCTTGTCCGTGGCGCCCTCGACGTTCTGGACGAGGCGATCATCGTGGCCGACGAGACCAAGCGGATCGTCGCGTGGAACCGCGCCGCGGCGCGCCTGATCGGGCTCCCGGTCGACGCCCCGGCGGGAGCGTGGGTCGAGGCTTTTGGCATTTTCTTGCCGGACGAACGGACGCCTTGCCCCACCCATGACGTCCCGCTCCTGCGGGCGCTCTCGGGCGAGCGCGTGGACGACGTCCTCCTTTATGTGAAAAACCCGCGCGCGCCGCAGGGGATCCACGTCGTCGTCTCTGCCCGGCCGATCGTGGGCGAGGGGGGCCGGGTCCGCGGGGGCGTCGTGACCTTCCAGGACGCCTCGGCGGCGCAGGTCGCGGCGGCGGCGGTCGACCACGCCGAGGCGCGGCTCCGCGCGATCGTCGCAAATACGCCGAGCGTCGCGATCGAGGGGTATGACGCCGAGGGCCGCGTGCTCTACTGGAACCGCGCCGCCGAGCGCCTTTTTGGCTGGTCCGAAGTGGAGGCTGTCGGCAAGACGCTCGACGCCGTGATGCTGGACGAGGCCTCGACGCGGACGTTCGTGGAGACGCTCGCGGAGATCGGGCGCACGGGCAAGCCGAGCGGGCCCACGGAATGGTCGTGCCACCGCAAGGACGGCCGCGAGGTCTGGGTGTACTCGACGATCTTTTCGATCCCCACGATCACGGGGGCCTGCGAGTTCGTCTGCATGGACGTGGACGTGACGCCGCTCAAGCTCGCGGAGAATCGCATCCGTGAGCAAGCCGAGCGGCTGGAGGCGCAGGCCATCGGCAATGCGACCCGCTTCCACGAGGCGATGGAGGCGATCTCGGCGCGCGACGATTTCCTCGCCATTGCCTCGCACGAGCTCCGCACGCCGCTCACGCCGCTCAAGCTCCAGCTCGAGCGCCTCGTGCGCGACGCGCGCGCCGGGGTCCACCAGGAGCGCATGGGGCCGGCGCTCGAGGTGGCCTACCGGCAAGCCGTGCGGCTCGCCGCGCTCATCGATCGCCTGCTCGACGTCTCGCGTATCACGGCCGGCAGGCTCGATCTCTGCCTCGAGGAGGTCGACCTCTCGGCGCTCGTGCAGGACGTGGTGACGCGTTTCGGTCGCGAGGCCGAGGAGGCCGGGTGCTCGATCACGTTCCAGCATGACAAACCCGTCCTCGGCACGTGGGATCGGCTGCGGATCGAGCAGGTGGTCACGAACCTCCTCGGCAATGCGATCAAGTATGGCCGCGGCGAGCCGATCGAGATCGCTCTCGAGGCCGACGAGGCCGCGGCGCGCCTCACGGTCCGCGATCACGGCGTCGGCATTGCGCCCGAGGACCAGGGCAAGATCTTCGAGCGATTCGAGCGCGCCGTCTCCAACCAGTCGTTCGGCGGCCTCGGGCTCGGCCTGTGGATCGTGCGGCAGATCGTGGAGGCGCACGGCGGCTCTGTCCGCGTGGAGAGCGTGCAGGGCGAGGGATCGACCTTCCGGGTGGAGCTGCCGCGGTGGGGGCGAGCGCCCTCCGAATCACGCGGCGCGGCGCCCTCGCCAGGCGAGACCACGAGAGGTGGGTGA